A region of Bradyrhizobium sp. SZCCHNS1050 DNA encodes the following proteins:
- a CDS encoding aspartate/glutamate racemase family protein, with translation MSRPRITVINPNSNQMVTDGLAAALKPLMFADGPEIVCETLKEGPYGIESQKDADSVTLPLRRFVEGDNASSAFVIACYSDPGLHVCREATARPVLGIAECGVLTALTRADTFGVLAIAQRSIRRHIRYLRQMGLMDRLAAERPLDMTVAETASGEGTLAKMIAVGRALKDEDGAGAIVMGCAGMARHRKNLEDALGIPVIDPTQAAVTMALGAVAFAG, from the coding sequence ATGTCCCGCCCGCGCATCACCGTGATCAATCCGAACTCCAACCAGATGGTCACCGACGGCTTGGCGGCGGCGCTCAAGCCGCTGATGTTCGCCGACGGGCCGGAGATCGTCTGCGAGACCTTGAAGGAAGGTCCATACGGCATCGAGAGCCAGAAGGATGCCGACAGCGTCACCCTGCCGCTGCGGCGTTTCGTCGAGGGCGACAACGCATCCAGCGCGTTCGTGATCGCCTGCTACAGCGACCCTGGCCTGCATGTCTGCCGCGAGGCCACGGCACGGCCGGTGCTCGGCATCGCCGAATGCGGCGTGCTCACCGCGCTGACCCGCGCCGATACGTTCGGCGTGCTCGCCATCGCGCAGCGCTCGATCCGCCGCCACATCCGCTATCTCCGCCAGATGGGCTTGATGGATCGGTTGGCCGCGGAGCGCCCGCTGGACATGACCGTGGCGGAGACGGCGTCAGGCGAAGGCACCTTGGCGAAGATGATCGCGGTCGGCCGCGCGCTGAAGGACGAGGACGGCGCCGGCGCCATCGTCATGGGCTGCGCCGGCATGGCACGGCATCGCAAGAACCTGGAGGACGCGCTGGGAATTCCGGTGATCGATCCGACCCAGGCCGCAGTGACCATGGCGCTCGGCGCGGTGGCGTTTGCGGGGTGA
- a CDS encoding URC4/urg3 family protein: MTDVSYLLSARAVRERAHQLLALGLADRLPHFRIDLAKLDAIADLVLDVTRRAYPGGEVPFHSRWRHFVVGGVDRWAAIADKVNWPNAASRARAEFDLAITSVLLDAGAGAAWRYQDAVTGARIGRSEGLALASLDMFARGAFSADASHPLRADAAKLQHIIVADLERGFQVSADNPLVGLEGRVALLRRLGEVTAAKPDIFGRKDTPRPGGLFDQLAAGAIGGHLQAADILQQVLLQLGPIWPSRLTLQGIALGDCWHHASLVTDDATSGLVPLHKLSQWLSYSLIEPLQRAGLVLENIDGLTGLAEYRNGGLFVDGGVLVLRDPADAARAHAVDSPLVVEWRALTVGLLDRLAALIRQRTGQTAEQLPLARILEGGSWAAGRKLAFARRPDGSPPLTILSDGTVF; the protein is encoded by the coding sequence ATGACCGACGTTTCATATCTCCTGTCCGCCCGCGCCGTACGCGAGCGGGCGCATCAGCTGCTTGCGCTCGGTCTCGCCGACAGGCTGCCGCACTTCCGCATCGATCTCGCGAAGCTCGATGCGATTGCCGACCTCGTGCTCGACGTGACCCGCAGGGCCTATCCCGGCGGCGAGGTGCCGTTCCACTCGCGCTGGCGGCATTTCGTGGTCGGCGGTGTCGATCGCTGGGCCGCGATCGCCGACAAAGTGAATTGGCCGAATGCGGCTTCACGGGCGCGCGCCGAGTTCGATCTCGCCATCACCAGCGTGCTGCTCGACGCCGGCGCCGGCGCGGCGTGGCGCTATCAGGATGCCGTGACCGGCGCACGCATCGGCCGCTCCGAAGGGCTGGCACTGGCGAGCCTCGACATGTTCGCACGCGGTGCGTTTTCGGCCGATGCAAGCCATCCGCTGCGGGCCGACGCCGCGAAGCTGCAGCACATCATCGTCGCCGATCTCGAACGCGGCTTCCAGGTGAGCGCCGACAATCCGCTGGTCGGACTCGAAGGCCGCGTTGCGCTGCTGCGCCGGCTAGGCGAGGTCACGGCTGCAAAGCCGGATATCTTCGGTCGGAAAGATACCCCACGTCCCGGCGGTCTGTTCGATCAGCTCGCCGCCGGTGCGATCGGCGGCCACCTCCAGGCCGCTGACATTCTGCAGCAGGTGCTGCTGCAGCTCGGCCCAATCTGGCCGTCGCGGCTGACGCTGCAAGGCATCGCGCTCGGCGACTGCTGGCACCATGCTTCCCTGGTCACCGATGACGCGACCAGCGGTCTCGTCCCATTGCACAAGCTGTCGCAATGGCTGAGCTATTCGCTGATCGAACCGCTGCAGCGCGCCGGCCTCGTGCTCGAGAACATCGACGGCCTTACGGGACTCGCCGAATACCGCAATGGCGGCCTGTTCGTCGACGGCGGCGTGCTGGTGCTGCGCGATCCCGCCGATGCCGCGCGGGCGCATGCCGTTGATTCCCCGCTGGTGGTGGAATGGCGCGCGCTGACCGTCGGCCTGCTCGATCGCCTGGCCGCGCTGATCCGCCAGCGCACCGGCCAGACGGCGGAACAGCTGCCCTTGGCGCGCATCCTCGAAGGCGGCAGCTGGGCCGCCGGCCGCAAGCTCGCCTTCGCCCGCCGCCCGGACGGTTCGCCGCCGCTGACCATCCTCAGCGACGGCACGGTGTTTTAA
- the hydA gene encoding dihydropyrimidinase yields MTEPAYDLIIRGGRVATTTDTFEADVAITGETIAAIGRGLGTAKREIDARGKYVLPGGVDSHCHIEQLSAAGIVNADTFESATTSAAFGGTTSVISFAAQHVGMQLPQVVEDYHALARKGAVIDYAFHMIVADPTRETLERDLPALIRQGHGSIKIFMTYDRLKIDDEPLLDILVAAREGGAMLCAHAENHGIISWMVKRLLSRGYTAPKYHAISHARFSEAEAFNRLIGMAALVDQPIMIFHVSTAEGAKVIRDARGQGLKVFAETCPQYLFMTADDLDKPGIEGAKWMCSPPPRRAPDQEALWQALSLGDLQTISSDHAPYRFDETGKLRAGPNPNFKQIANGLPGLELRLPLLFDAMVSKGRLGLNKFVELTATAPAKIYNLHPRKGAIAIGADADIALWDPDKHVTISDAAMHDLAGYTPFAGRSVQGWPVTVLSRGRVIIDNGRLSAAPGSGQFLARSGGEAAKPTGRLVADMDPEQNFGAKLL; encoded by the coding sequence ATGACCGAGCCGGCCTATGACCTGATCATCCGAGGCGGGCGCGTCGCCACCACCACCGATACGTTCGAGGCTGATGTCGCCATCACAGGCGAGACCATCGCGGCGATCGGCCGCGGGCTCGGAACGGCGAAGCGCGAGATCGACGCGCGCGGCAAATATGTGCTGCCCGGCGGCGTCGACAGCCATTGCCATATCGAGCAGCTCTCGGCGGCAGGGATCGTCAATGCCGACACCTTCGAGAGCGCCACCACGTCGGCCGCCTTCGGTGGCACCACGTCCGTGATCTCCTTCGCGGCCCAGCATGTCGGCATGCAGTTGCCCCAGGTGGTCGAGGACTATCACGCGCTGGCGCGCAAGGGTGCCGTGATCGACTACGCGTTCCACATGATCGTCGCCGATCCGACCAGGGAGACGCTGGAGCGCGACCTGCCGGCGCTGATCCGTCAGGGCCACGGCTCGATCAAGATCTTCATGACCTACGACCGGCTCAAGATCGACGACGAGCCGCTGCTCGACATTCTCGTCGCCGCGCGCGAGGGCGGCGCCATGCTGTGCGCGCACGCCGAGAACCATGGCATCATCTCCTGGATGGTGAAGCGGCTGCTGTCGCGCGGCTACACCGCGCCGAAATACCACGCCATCAGCCACGCGCGCTTCTCCGAGGCCGAGGCGTTCAACCGCCTGATCGGCATGGCCGCCCTCGTCGATCAGCCGATCATGATCTTCCACGTCTCGACCGCGGAAGGCGCCAAGGTGATCCGCGATGCGCGCGGGCAGGGGCTGAAGGTGTTCGCGGAGACCTGTCCGCAATACCTGTTCATGACGGCTGATGATCTCGACAAGCCCGGCATCGAGGGCGCGAAGTGGATGTGCAGCCCGCCGCCGCGCCGCGCGCCCGACCAGGAGGCGCTGTGGCAGGCGCTGTCGCTCGGCGATCTGCAGACCATCTCCTCCGATCACGCGCCGTATCGCTTCGACGAGACCGGCAAGCTGCGCGCCGGCCCCAACCCCAACTTCAAGCAGATCGCCAACGGCCTGCCGGGCCTGGAGCTGCGGCTGCCGCTGCTGTTCGATGCGATGGTGTCGAAGGGCCGGCTCGGCCTCAACAAGTTCGTCGAGCTCACGGCGACGGCGCCGGCCAAGATCTACAATCTGCATCCGAGGAAAGGCGCGATCGCGATCGGCGCCGATGCCGACATCGCGCTGTGGGATCCGGACAAGCACGTCACGATCAGCGATGCCGCCATGCACGACCTCGCCGGCTACACGCCGTTTGCGGGGCGCAGCGTGCAGGGCTGGCCGGTGACCGTGCTGTCGCGCGGCCGCGTCATCATTGACAACGGCAGACTGTCGGCCGCGCCCGGCTCCGGCCAGTTCCTCGCCCGCAGCGGCGGCGAGGCTGCGAAGCCGACGGGGCGCCTGGTCGCGGATATGGACCCGGAGCAGAATTTTGGGGCGAAGCTGCTCTAG
- a CDS encoding NAD(P)-dependent oxidoreductase — MHVLIFGGAGFVGLNIAQGLLERGHAATIFDAAALPNAAERAFAPYRERLHLVQGDVTDASAVAAAIAGGCDAVVMGAAITAGPERDASDPERILAVNLLAQVPILQAARRSGIRRVINLSSAASYGASGQRFAVLEESTPCEPVSLYAISKFASERVASRLSDLWQTDVISVRLSAVFGPFERGGGVRDTPSPQTLIAACCARNAPALLNEPGDKDWVYAVDVADAVCRLLEAEMPQHTLYNISSVATFTVEAWGRAFAQGRPGFVCRLAEQGETPTVPVFAPSRGRLSTTRLAEEFGWRARFDCAASAEHFGRWFDQYGRD; from the coding sequence ATGCATGTCCTGATCTTCGGCGGCGCCGGCTTCGTCGGGCTCAACATCGCGCAAGGGCTGCTCGAGCGCGGCCATGCCGCGACGATCTTCGACGCAGCGGCTCTGCCGAACGCGGCGGAGCGCGCCTTTGCGCCGTATCGCGAGCGTCTGCACCTCGTGCAGGGCGACGTCACCGATGCGAGCGCTGTTGCGGCCGCGATCGCCGGCGGCTGCGATGCCGTTGTCATGGGCGCCGCGATTACCGCCGGTCCGGAGCGTGACGCATCCGACCCCGAGCGCATCCTCGCGGTCAATCTGCTGGCGCAGGTGCCGATCCTGCAGGCGGCGCGGCGCAGCGGCATCCGCCGCGTCATCAATCTCTCCTCGGCGGCGTCCTACGGCGCCAGCGGTCAGCGCTTTGCCGTGCTGGAGGAGAGCACGCCGTGCGAGCCGGTGTCGCTCTATGCGATCAGCAAGTTCGCCTCTGAGCGCGTCGCGTCGCGGCTGTCGGACCTGTGGCAAACCGACGTGATCAGCGTGCGCCTGTCGGCGGTGTTCGGCCCGTTCGAGCGCGGCGGCGGCGTGCGCGACACGCCATCGCCGCAGACGCTGATCGCGGCCTGTTGCGCGCGCAATGCGCCGGCGCTGCTGAACGAGCCGGGCGACAAGGACTGGGTCTATGCGGTCGACGTCGCCGACGCGGTCTGCCGGTTGCTGGAAGCCGAGATGCCGCAGCACACGCTCTACAACATCTCCAGCGTAGCCACGTTTACAGTCGAGGCCTGGGGCCGCGCCTTCGCGCAAGGCCGCCCCGGCTTCGTCTGCCGGCTTGCGGAGCAGGGCGAGACGCCGACGGTGCCGGTGTTCGCGCCGAGCCGCGGCCGGCTGTCGACGACGCGACTGGCCGAGGAGTTCGGCTGGCGCGCGCGCTTCGACTGCGCGGCATCGGCCGAGCATTTCGGCCGCTGGTTCGATCAGTACGGGAGAGACTGA
- the upp gene encoding uracil phosphoribosyltransferase: MEGVTVVDHPLVQHKLTLIRDKSISTKSFRELLKEIGMLLCYEVTRDLPLTEVEIETPLARMQSAKIAGKKLVFVPVLRAGVTFVDGMLDLVPTARVAHIGLYREPQTFTAVEYFFKAPSDLQERLAVVVTPVLATGNSAVAAVDRLKERGAKDIRMVCMIAAPEGVERVRGLHPDAALWTAAIDDGLDDDAFIVPGLGDAGDRAYGTR; encoded by the coding sequence ATGGAAGGCGTCACGGTCGTCGATCATCCGCTGGTGCAGCACAAGCTGACCTTGATCCGCGACAAGTCGATCTCGACCAAGTCGTTCCGCGAGCTTTTGAAGGAGATCGGCATGCTCCTGTGCTACGAGGTCACGCGCGACCTGCCGCTCACGGAGGTCGAGATCGAGACGCCGCTGGCGCGAATGCAGTCGGCCAAGATCGCCGGCAAGAAGCTGGTGTTCGTGCCGGTGCTGCGCGCCGGCGTCACCTTCGTCGACGGCATGCTCGATCTGGTGCCGACCGCCCGCGTCGCCCATATCGGCCTGTACCGCGAGCCGCAGACCTTCACCGCCGTCGAGTATTTCTTCAAGGCGCCGTCCGACCTGCAGGAGCGCCTGGCCGTCGTCGTCACGCCGGTGCTCGCGACCGGCAACAGCGCAGTCGCCGCGGTCGACCGGCTCAAGGAGCGCGGCGCCAAGGATATCCGCATGGTCTGCATGATCGCGGCGCCCGAGGGCGTCGAGCGCGTCCGCGGCCTGCATCCCGATGCCGCACTGTGGACCGCCGCGATCGACGACGGCCTCGACGACGACGCCTTCATCGTTCCCGGCCTCGGCGACGCCGGCGACCGCGCCTACGGCACGCGGTAG
- a CDS encoding GTP cyclohydrolase II: protein MTRSNRTDHIRLTSHPVPGAKHNFPLHWGAENARERGPVIGTVSRPQDRNVIGSHGGSYTVYRALAVSSGALDPIRRPDLTNTHPAATIGPFAQWQDPAKIVALDPWGHLVAENFGGEIAEGIDIRPTIAVTKARIELPELHAALAAKRLVHDGDVVHANGSVSVVKIAIDPVWYLPGVAARFGTSETSLRRGLFEQTGGMYPELVTRPDLQVFLPPIGGTTVYLFGDVDKLNDSRTKITCRVHDECNGSDVFGSDICTCRPYLIHGIEECVAAGQNGGLGIIVYNRKEGRALGEVTKFLVYNARKRQEDGDAAAAYFERTECVAGVQDARFQQLMPDVIHWLGIKRIDRFISMSDMKHDALVGQGVDIVERVPIPDELIPADAHVEIAAKKAAGYFSLEPQKPEALGDTVGRPLEKY from the coding sequence ATGACTCGCTCCAACCGTACGGATCACATCCGCCTGACCTCGCACCCGGTGCCAGGCGCCAAGCACAATTTCCCGCTTCATTGGGGCGCGGAGAACGCGCGCGAGCGCGGACCCGTGATCGGCACGGTATCACGTCCGCAGGACCGCAACGTGATCGGCAGCCATGGCGGTTCCTACACGGTCTACCGTGCGCTCGCGGTATCATCTGGTGCGCTCGATCCGATCCGCCGCCCCGATCTCACCAACACCCATCCCGCCGCCACGATCGGCCCGTTCGCGCAGTGGCAAGATCCGGCGAAGATCGTCGCGCTCGATCCCTGGGGCCATCTGGTGGCCGAGAATTTCGGCGGCGAGATCGCGGAAGGAATCGATATCCGGCCGACGATCGCCGTGACCAAGGCGCGGATCGAGCTTCCTGAGTTGCATGCGGCGCTCGCGGCCAAGCGCCTCGTTCATGACGGCGACGTCGTGCATGCCAATGGCAGCGTCTCCGTGGTGAAGATCGCGATCGACCCGGTGTGGTACCTGCCCGGCGTGGCCGCGCGCTTCGGCACCAGCGAGACCAGTCTGCGCCGCGGCCTGTTCGAGCAGACCGGCGGCATGTATCCGGAGCTGGTGACCCGGCCCGACCTGCAGGTATTCCTGCCGCCGATCGGCGGCACCACGGTCTATCTGTTCGGCGACGTCGACAAGCTCAATGACAGCCGGACGAAGATCACATGTCGCGTGCATGACGAGTGCAACGGCTCCGACGTGTTCGGCTCCGACATCTGCACCTGTCGCCCGTATCTGATCCACGGTATCGAAGAATGCGTTGCGGCCGGGCAGAACGGCGGCCTCGGCATCATCGTCTACAACCGCAAGGAAGGCCGCGCGCTCGGCGAGGTGACGAAGTTCCTGGTCTACAATGCGCGCAAGCGCCAGGAGGACGGCGACGCCGCGGCGGCCTATTTCGAGCGCACCGAATGCGTCGCCGGCGTGCAGGATGCGCGCTTCCAGCAATTGATGCCCGACGTCATCCATTGGCTCGGCATCAAACGCATCGACCGCTTCATCTCGATGAGCGACATGAAGCACGATGCGCTGGTTGGCCAGGGTGTCGACATCGTCGAGCGCGTGCCGATCCCCGACGAGCTGATCCCGGCGGATGCCCATGTCGAGATCGCGGCCAAGAAGGCCGCCGGCTATTTCTCGCTGGAGCCGCAGAAGCCCGAGGCGCTCGGCGACACCGTCGGCCGACCGCTCGAAAAGTACTAG
- a CDS encoding amidohydrolase family protein → MSTTAIFGSYVLTRKDGAQDVLRDHWVLVEGRRIAAVTRDRPAADEVFDRPGRFVLPGLLNLHNHIFSEAIARTLTEDGNGRRNNKSIVYTVLLPLSKRGAEILSVKERLAIGRMGVLQLLKGGATTVMEPFRNTIPELFDAALEMGLRFYGAPYLFSTSDARADASGVVTYAGDDGEADMAVWNALHQRWHGQGDGRIRLAMSPHATDTCGPDLLRAAASRARELGVPITTHMAQSAGEVATIAQRHGGRTPAEYLDWLGLLGPDLLAAHCHASTDADLALMAARGAGVLNCPRVFARAGVTAAFGRFAAHGVRTAVGTDGYNMDLLGELNAASMISKIVLGSAETASAPELIDAVTTTAAAMIKRDDLGVIAPGATADLTVVDMTHPHLQPLHDPRRGLIALANRANIDQVMIDGRLLIHDGRYLHGDEAAITAAGAAAIEKIWALPEAEAAFAG, encoded by the coding sequence ATGAGTACGACGGCGATCTTCGGCAGCTACGTGCTGACGCGCAAGGACGGCGCGCAGGACGTCCTGCGCGATCACTGGGTGCTGGTCGAGGGCAGGCGCATCGCGGCCGTGACGCGTGATCGGCCGGCGGCGGACGAGGTGTTCGATCGTCCGGGCCGCTTCGTGCTGCCGGGCCTGTTGAACCTGCACAACCACATCTTCAGCGAGGCGATCGCACGCACGCTCACCGAGGACGGCAACGGCCGGCGCAACAACAAGAGCATCGTCTACACCGTGCTGCTGCCGCTGTCCAAGCGCGGGGCCGAGATCCTTTCGGTGAAGGAGCGGCTGGCGATCGGCCGCATGGGGGTGCTGCAGCTCCTGAAGGGCGGCGCCACCACGGTGATGGAGCCGTTCCGCAACACGATCCCGGAGCTGTTCGATGCGGCTCTCGAGATGGGCCTGCGCTTCTATGGCGCGCCCTATCTGTTCTCGACATCAGATGCCAGGGCGGATGCCTCCGGCGTCGTGACTTACGCCGGCGATGACGGCGAGGCCGACATGGCGGTCTGGAATGCGCTCCATCAGCGCTGGCACGGCCAGGGCGACGGCCGCATTCGTCTTGCGATGAGCCCGCACGCGACCGATACCTGCGGACCGGATCTGTTGCGCGCGGCTGCCAGCCGGGCGCGCGAGCTCGGCGTTCCCATCACCACGCACATGGCGCAGAGCGCGGGCGAGGTCGCGACGATCGCGCAGCGCCATGGCGGCCGCACCCCGGCCGAATATCTCGACTGGCTCGGCCTGCTTGGTCCCGATCTGCTGGCGGCGCATTGCCACGCATCGACCGATGCGGACCTTGCGCTGATGGCGGCGCGTGGTGCCGGCGTGCTGAACTGCCCGCGCGTGTTCGCGCGCGCCGGAGTCACCGCCGCCTTCGGCCGCTTCGCCGCGCATGGCGTCCGCACCGCGGTCGGCACCGACGGCTACAACATGGATCTGCTCGGCGAGCTCAACGCCGCGTCGATGATCTCGAAGATCGTGCTGGGAAGCGCCGAGACGGCGAGCGCGCCGGAACTGATCGACGCCGTCACCACGACGGCCGCCGCCATGATCAAGCGCGACGATCTCGGCGTCATCGCGCCCGGCGCGACCGCCGACCTCACCGTCGTCGACATGACGCATCCACATCTTCAGCCGCTACACGACCCGCGTCGCGGCCTGATCGCGCTCGCGAACCGCGCCAACATCGACCAGGTGATGATCGACGGCCGGCTGCTGATCCACGACGGCCGCTATCTCCACGGTGACGAGGCGGCGATCACGGCGGCAGGCGCTGCAGCGATCGAAAAGATCTGGGCGTTGCCGGAGGCAGAGGCCGCATTCGCCGGCTGA
- a CDS encoding amidohydrolase family protein: MDLIIRNAVLAQHSELRRADIGVSDGTIVAIAPSLQADGEQRDAENCLVVPGFIETHIHLDKTCILDRCTIREGTVAEAVSETAAAKRNFTADDVYARAKQTVERCVSHGTMRMRTHVELDPGIGFIGFEAIQQLARDYAWALDLEICVFPQEGLTNYPGTEELLIEGLRRGARTIGAAPYFDTDPPAQIDRIFAIARDHDVDIDMHLDLAETLDHMQIEYVCRKTEEYGWGGRVAVGHVTQLSLLPPERFDAIATQLANAGVAVTVLPSTDLHLMGRRHDHAIPRGVVPLEPLRARGVTCSLSTNNVLNPFTPYGDGSLIRMANLYANVCQVSRPDHLAGCLDMVTHDAARLMRLDDYGIEVGAPADLVCIDAATPTEAVATLAQPLWGLKRGRPSFSRTRPVLYRPG, from the coding sequence ATGGACCTGATCATTCGCAATGCGGTGCTGGCGCAGCACAGTGAGCTGCGCCGGGCCGATATCGGAGTTTCCGACGGCACCATCGTGGCGATCGCGCCGTCATTGCAGGCCGACGGCGAACAGCGCGATGCCGAGAACTGCCTCGTCGTGCCCGGCTTCATCGAGACGCACATCCATCTCGACAAGACCTGCATCCTCGACCGCTGCACGATCAGGGAAGGGACCGTGGCAGAGGCGGTGAGCGAGACTGCGGCCGCCAAGCGCAACTTCACGGCCGACGATGTCTACGCGCGAGCAAAGCAGACCGTGGAGCGTTGCGTCAGCCACGGCACGATGCGGATGCGCACCCATGTCGAGCTCGATCCCGGCATCGGTTTCATCGGCTTCGAGGCGATCCAGCAGCTCGCGCGCGACTATGCCTGGGCGCTCGACCTCGAGATCTGCGTGTTTCCGCAGGAAGGGCTCACCAACTATCCGGGCACCGAGGAGCTCTTGATCGAGGGCCTGCGCCGCGGCGCACGCACCATCGGCGCCGCCCCCTATTTCGACACCGACCCGCCGGCACAGATCGACCGCATCTTCGCGATCGCGCGTGACCACGACGTCGACATCGACATGCATCTCGATCTTGCCGAGACGCTCGATCACATGCAGATCGAATATGTCTGCCGCAAGACGGAGGAATACGGCTGGGGCGGCCGCGTCGCGGTCGGCCACGTCACGCAGCTGTCGCTGCTGCCGCCGGAGCGTTTCGACGCGATCGCAACGCAGCTCGCCAATGCCGGCGTCGCAGTCACCGTGCTGCCCTCGACCGACCTGCATCTGATGGGGCGCCGGCACGATCACGCGATCCCGCGTGGCGTGGTCCCGCTGGAGCCGCTGCGCGCGCGAGGGGTGACCTGCTCGCTCTCGACCAACAACGTGCTGAACCCGTTCACGCCGTATGGCGACGGCTCGCTGATCCGGATGGCGAACCTCTACGCCAACGTCTGCCAGGTCTCGCGGCCGGATCATCTTGCGGGGTGTCTCGACATGGTCACGCACGACGCGGCGCGGCTGATGCGGCTCGATGACTACGGCATCGAGGTCGGCGCGCCGGCCGATCTCGTCTGCATCGATGCAGCGACGCCGACCGAGGCCGTGGCGACCCTGGCGCAGCCGCTCTGGGGCCTCAAGCGCGGCCGGCCGTCGTTCTCGCGGACGCGGCCGGTGCTGTACCGGCCGGGGTGA
- a CDS encoding N-carbamoyl-D-amino-acid hydrolase, whose product MRVINVAAAQMGPIQRADSHEAVVARMIALMDEAKRKDADLIVYPELALTTFFPRWYMEDQAEVDSWFEREMPNAAVQPLFDRAAQHQMAMYLGYAELTPDGHHYNTAVLTDRAGNIVGKYRKVHLPGHEEFEPERSHQHLEKRYFEPGDLGFPVWRSLDGIIGMAICNDRRWPETYRVMGLQDVELVLIGYNTPSVNSLKSAEGLQQRLFHNRLSAQAGAYHNSCWVVAVAKAGVEDGHHLIGGSLIVNPDGEIVAEAVTEGDEVLVAPCDLDATRFGKQTIFDFARHRRIEHYRLITSRTGAVPPE is encoded by the coding sequence ATGCGCGTGATCAACGTCGCCGCCGCCCAGATGGGACCGATTCAGCGCGCTGACAGCCACGAGGCGGTCGTCGCGCGCATGATCGCACTGATGGACGAGGCCAAGCGCAAGGACGCCGACCTGATCGTCTACCCGGAGCTGGCGCTGACCACGTTCTTTCCGCGCTGGTACATGGAGGATCAGGCCGAAGTCGACAGCTGGTTCGAGCGCGAGATGCCCAATGCGGCCGTGCAGCCGCTGTTCGATCGCGCCGCGCAGCATCAGATGGCCATGTATCTCGGCTATGCCGAGCTGACACCGGACGGGCACCACTACAACACGGCAGTTCTCACCGACCGCGCCGGCAACATCGTCGGCAAGTATCGCAAGGTGCATCTGCCCGGCCACGAGGAGTTCGAACCGGAGCGCAGCCACCAGCATCTGGAGAAGCGCTATTTCGAGCCGGGCGATCTCGGCTTTCCCGTCTGGCGCAGTCTCGATGGCATTATCGGCATGGCGATCTGCAACGATCGCCGTTGGCCGGAGACCTATCGCGTCATGGGGCTGCAGGACGTCGAGCTGGTGCTGATCGGCTATAACACGCCGTCGGTGAACTCATTGAAATCGGCCGAGGGACTGCAGCAGCGCCTGTTCCACAACCGGCTCTCCGCGCAGGCCGGCGCCTATCACAACTCGTGTTGGGTCGTCGCGGTCGCGAAGGCCGGCGTCGAGGACGGTCATCATCTGATCGGCGGCAGCCTGATCGTCAATCCCGACGGCGAGATCGTCGCGGAGGCGGTGACGGAAGGCGACGAGGTGCTGGTCGCACCCTGCGATCTCGATGCGACGAGGTTCGGCAAGCAGACGATCTTCGATTTCGCAAGGCATCGGCGGATCGAGCATTACCGGCTGATCACCAGCCGCACGGGCGCGGTGCCGCCGGAGTGA
- a CDS encoding polysaccharide deacetylase, translating to MLDSKALAGIPVVPANTSPPAPDYPWPAPHRAAMFLSFDIDAESAWTSKDPAHAARLVTMSFGGFEARVGTPKLLELLAELDLKATFFITGWAVDAHPAMAEAVLKAGHEIGHHGYHHLLPDPGDPFIVEEIERGFEAIQRRLGIRPIGYRAPFGEFCEELLTALVRQGIVYTSSFRDDVRPYRHRLASGSPGTIEIPVTASYDDWMHGLSARFSPRSIFPKEHVLSMWKDELDEVRDWGAMVTTVLHPQVSGRPMRFRLLREFLTYAKSCRDVWITTGAEIAANYQRHEAAEAKDA from the coding sequence ATGCTGGACAGTAAGGCGCTCGCGGGAATCCCGGTCGTTCCCGCCAACACTTCGCCGCCGGCGCCGGACTATCCATGGCCTGCGCCGCACAGAGCGGCGATGTTCCTGTCGTTCGACATCGACGCCGAGAGCGCCTGGACCTCGAAGGATCCCGCGCATGCGGCGCGTCTGGTCACGATGAGCTTCGGCGGCTTCGAGGCGCGCGTCGGCACGCCGAAGCTGCTCGAGCTGCTCGCCGAGCTCGATCTCAAGGCGACGTTCTTCATCACGGGATGGGCGGTCGACGCGCATCCGGCGATGGCGGAAGCGGTGCTGAAGGCGGGCCACGAGATCGGCCATCACGGCTATCACCATCTGCTGCCGGATCCCGGCGATCCCTTCATCGTCGAGGAGATCGAACGCGGCTTCGAGGCGATCCAGCGCCGGCTCGGCATCCGGCCGATCGGCTACCGCGCGCCGTTCGGCGAGTTCTGCGAGGAGCTGCTGACAGCGCTGGTGCGCCAGGGCATCGTCTACACCTCCTCGTTCCGCGATGACGTCAGGCCCTATCGCCATCGCTTGGCCTCCGGCTCGCCGGGCACGATCGAAATCCCGGTGACCGCGAGCTATGACGACTGGATGCACGGCCTGTCGGCGCGGTTCTCGCCGCGCTCGATCTTTCCGAAAGAGCACGTGCTGTCGATGTGGAAGGATGAGCTGGACGAAGTCCGCGATTGGGGCGCGATGGTGACGACCGTGCTGCATCCGCAGGTCTCGGGCCGGCCGATGCGCTTCCGGCTGCTGCGCGAGTTCCTGACCTACGCCAAATCGTGCCGGGACGTGTGGATCACGACCGGAGCCGAGATCGCGGCGAACTACCAGCGCCATGAGGCGGCGGAAGCGAAGGACGCATGA